A DNA window from Takifugu flavidus isolate HTHZ2018 chromosome 15, ASM371156v2, whole genome shotgun sequence contains the following coding sequences:
- the zfyve9a gene encoding zinc finger FYVE domain-containing protein 9 isoform X3 — translation MENYFQAEAFNLDKVLDEFEQNEDETDTLILSDSKWTQILAPPPHLLSLNPALANSDLSHRESPLPFKTPDPSSASSGDDSKRHTGPEAPSWAEERPADVHSPPLIQPNIGKLVGPDDVSSSCGTVENGCPTSPLRPQPDGLQEETNPSLDDPTGSSELEAEPPQEERATSAEEEGSSGSCSHFTFHPVVEPQTHDREDHEHEVTAASQDTGQDKQTGNVDEKPIERVQNGVTDTPSCHGVEGNCPTVTVGAEVDKEDRCDPEGQRETDLANGFEQASGSCKEGEEEGFPSPPVTSKEDSVTEEKEMEESKQESTEGGSGLPGGQAKLNNAQLQPVSVPYGGARPKQPVSLKLQIPQTPVFQVQNLGPPALGSNKNQEKQKSRNASPENTQVAPDPSKEGLNGDGGAHSPLPVPSESPDNDLQSGQRGAPGRKSTNSLGEVAPVWVPDSQAPVCMKCDVKFTFTKRRHHCRACGKVFCAACCSLKCKLVYMERKEARVCVTCFSALTAAQSCETPVFASNQSPNPNNPAEYCSTIPPLQQAQASGVLSSPPPTVMVPVGVLKQAGNEAILTREQRRVWFADGLLPNGDAAESSKPPAANLAPSQPSASTHSTKSSTSEYTEVAHTPVATVGSPVGSSISLIPEDGLPPILISTGVKGGTGGHITDVNRKCWYMSTKGMHAVGQAEVVILLQCLPDEKTIPKDIFTHFVQLYQEALSGNVLSQLSHSFFTQSFLGSREHGGFLYISPTFQSLQDLLLPNPPYLFGILIQKWETPWAKVFPIRLMLRLGAEYRFYPCPLFSVRFRKPLFGETGHTIMNLLADFRNYQYTLPVVKGLVVDMEVKKTTIKIPSNRYNELMKAMSKSNDHVLAMGACFNDRADSHLVCIQNDDGNYQTQAISIHHQPRKVTGACFFVFSGALKSSSGFLAKTSIVEDGVMIQITAETMESLRQALKDMKDFTITCGKADQEENQELVHIQWTEDDHDFNKGVISPIDGKSMESITSVKIFHGSEFKANGKVIRWTEVFFLQSEDYPGGLSDPADHSRLTENVARAFCVALLPHLKLLKEDGMAKLGLRVTLDSDQVGYLAGSNGQPLLSQYLSDLDSALIPVIHGGACQLSEGPVVMELIFYILEIIS, via the exons ATGGAGAATTACTTTCAGGCCGAGGCCTTCAACCTGGACAAGGTGCTGGATGAGTTTGAGCAGAACGAAG aTGAGACCGACACTCTAATTCTCTCAGATTCCAAGTGGACCCAGattctggccccacctcctcacctgctgtccCTGAACCCCGCCCTGGCTAATTCAGACCTCAGCCACCGGGAGAGCCCGCTGCCCTTCAAGACCCCTGACCCCTCCAGCGCTTCCTCTGGGGATGACTCTAAAAGACATACTGGTCCCGAAGCCCCTTCGTGGGCAGAGGAGAGGCCAGCAGACGTCCACAGCCCACCTCTCATCCAGCCCAATATTGGCAAACTCGTGGGCCCAGATGATGTCTCGTCCAGTTGTGGAACAGTGGAGAACGGTTGCCCAACCAGCCCTCTGAGGCCACAACCAGATGGGCTCCAAGAAGAGACAAACCCGTCTTTAGATGACCCGACAGGTTCCTCTGAGCTGGAGGCTGAACCACCTCAGGAAGAGAGAGCCAcctcagcagaagaagaaggttCTTCTGGCAGCTGCTCTCACTTCACCTTTCATCCGGTTGTGGAACCACAAACACACGACAGAGAAGATCATGAACACGAGGTCACTGCTGCTTCACAGGACACTGGCCAAGACAAGCAAACTGGAAACGTTGATGAGAAGCCCATAGAACGCGTCCAGAATGGGGTGACGGACACTCCATCCTGTCACGGTGTGGAAGGAAATTGCCCGACTGTTACCGTTGGGGCTGAAGTGGATAAAGAGGACAGATGTGATccagaggggcagagagaaaCGGATCTCGCCAATGGTTTTGAGCAAGCGAGCGGCAGCTgtaaggaaggagaggaggagggtttCCCTTCCCCTCCTGTCACCTCTAAGGAGGACTCTGTCACTGAGGaaaaggaaatggaggagaGCAAGCAGGAGAGTACTGAGGGAGGCTCAGGGCTGCCCGGTGGCCAAGCAAAACTCAACAacgctcagctgcagcctgtcagtGTACCTTACGGAGGGGCCAGACCCAAGCAGCCGGTTAGCCTCAAGCTCCAGATCCCACAGACACCAGTGTTTCAGGTCCAAAATCTAGGCCCACCTGCCTTGGGCAGCAACAAAAaccaggagaagcagaaaagcaggaaCGCGTCCCCTGAAAACACGCAAGTCGCACCTGACCCGAGCAAAGAGGGGCTCAACGGAGACGGTGGCGCCCACTCTCCCCTCCCCGTGCCCTCGGAAAGCCCAGACAACGACCTCCAGTCGGGCCAGCGGGGCGCTCCGGGCAGGAAGTCCACCAACTCGCTGGGAGAAGTCGCTCCAGTGTGGGTCCCCGACTCTCAAGCTCCTGTCTGCATGAAATGCGACGTCAAATTTACTTTTACCAAGAGGAGGCACCACTGCAGGGCGTGTGGAAAG GTGTTCTGTGCGGCGTGCTGTAGCTTAAAGTGCAAACTCGTTTACATGGAGCGGAAGGAGGCGAGAGTCTGCGTCACCTGCTTCTCCGCGCTGACGGCTG CTCAGTCATGTGAGACGCCGGTTTTTGCGAGCAACCAGAGCCCAAACCCCAACAACCCAGCAGAGTACTGCTCCACCATCCCCCCCCTGCAGCAGGCCCAGGCCTCTGGCGTGCTGAGTTCTCCTCCTCCTACCGTCATGGTGCCTGTGGGAGTCCTTAAGCAGGCTGGGAATGAGG CCATCCTGACAcgggagcagaggagagtgTGGTTCGCCGATGGGCTCCTTCCAAACGGAGACGCCGCCGAGTCGTCCAAGCCTCCGGCCGCTAACCTCGCCCCTTCTCAGCCTTCTGCCTCCACTCATTCAACCAAATCTTCCACTTCTGAATACACAGAG GTAGCCCACACTCCTGTTGCCACGGTGGGCAGCCCTGTGGGCAGCTCCATCAGCCTGATCCCAGAGGACGGACTCCCTCCCATCCTCATCTCCACTGGAGTCAAAGGAGGTACGGGAGGCCACATCACAG acgtaaacaggaagtgttggtacATGTCAACCAAAGGCATGCATGCTGTGGGCCAGGCAGAGGTCGTGATCCTGCTTCAGTGTCTCCCTGATGAGAAGACGATCCCTAAAGACATCTTTACCCACTTTGTGCAGCTCTACCAGGAGGCCCTCAGTG GCAACGTGCTGAGCCAACTGAGTCACTCGTTCTTCACGCAGAGCTTCCTGGGCAGCAGGGAGCACGGCGGCTTCCTCTACATCAGCCCCACTTTCCAGtccctgcaggacctgctgctgcccaACCCACCCTACCTGTTTGGCATCCTAATACAGAAGTGGGAAACACCCTGGGCCAAGGTCTTCCCAATCCGGCTCATGCTCCGGCTGGGCGCAGAGTACCGAT TTTATCCATGTCCGCTGTTTAGCGTTCGCTTCAGGAAGCCTCTTTTTGGAGAGACGGGTCACACCATCATGAATCTGCTCGCT GACTTCCGGAACTACCAGTACACGCTGCCGGTGGTTAAAGGTCTGGTTGTGGACATGGAGGTGAAGAAGACGACCATCAAGATACCCAGCAATCGCTACAACGAG CTGATGAAGGCCATGAGTAAGTCCAACGACCACGTTCTGGCTATGGGGGCGTGTTTCAACGACCGCGCCGACTCCCACCTCGTGTGCATCCAGAACGATGACGGGAACTACCAGACGCAGGCCATCAGCATCCATCACCAGCCTCGCAAAG TAACTGGAGCTTGCTTCTTTGTGTTCAGCGGGGCTTTGAAATCCTCCTCCGGTTTCTTGGCCAAGACCAGCATTGTAGAAG ATGGCGTGATGATCCAGATAACAGCGGAGACGATGGAGTCGCTGCGGCAGGCCCTGAAGGACATGAAGGACTTCACCATCACGTGCGGGAAAGCGGACcaggaggagaaccaggaaCTCGTCCACATTCAGTGGACGGAGGACGACCACGACTTCAACAAGGG CGTCATCAGTCCCATAGATGGCAAATCCATGGAGTCCATCACCAGCGTCAAAATCTTCCATGGCTCAGAGTTCAAAGCTAACGGCAAGGTGATCCGCTGGACGGAG GTGTTTTTCCTCCAGAGCGAGGACTACCCGGGCGGCCTGAGCGACCCCGCCGACCACAGCAGGCTGACGGAGAACGTGGCGAGGGCTTTCTGCGTGGCGCTCCTTCCACACCTGAAGCTGCTCAAGGAAGATGGGATGGCCAAACTGGGACTGCGGGTCACGCTGGACTCGGACCAG GTGGGTTATCTGGCAGGAAGTAACGGTCAGCCTCTCCTGTCACAGTACCTGAGCGACCTGGACAGCGCTCTTATCCCCGTCATCCACGGCGGCGCGTGCCAGCTGAGCGAGGGCCCGGTGGTCATGGAGCTGATCTTCTACATTTTAGAAATCATCTCGTAG
- the zfyve9a gene encoding zinc finger FYVE domain-containing protein 9 isoform X2: protein MENYFQAEAFNLDKVLDEFEQNEDETDTLILSDSKWTQILAPPPHLLSLNPALANSDLSHRESPLPFKTPDPSSASSGDDSKRHTGPEAPSWAEERPADVHSPPLIQPNIGKLVGPDDVSSSCGTVENGCPTSPLRPQPDGLQEETNPSLDDPTGSSELEAEPPQEERATSAEEEGSSGSCSHFTFHPVVEPQTHDREDHEHEVTAASQDTGQDKQTGNVDEKPIERVQNGVTDTPSCHGVEGNCPTVTVGAEVDKEDRCDPEGQRETDLANGFEQASGSCKEGEEEGFPSPPVTSKEDSVTEEKEMEESKQESTEGGSGLPGGQAKLNNAQLQPVSVPYGGARPKQPVSLKLQIPQTPVFQVQNLGPPALGSNKNQEKQKSRNASPENTQVAPDPSKEGLNGDGGAHSPLPVPSESPDNDLQSGQRGAPGRKSTNSLGEVAPVWVPDSQAPVCMKCDVKFTFTKRRHHCRACGKVFCAACCSLKCKLVYMERKEARVCVTCFSALTAAQSCETPVFASNQSPNPNNPAEYCSTIPPLQQAQASGVLSSPPPTVMVPVGVLKQAGNEAILTREQRRVWFADGLLPNGDAAESSKPPAANLAPSQPSASTHSTKSSTSEYTEVAHTPVATVGSPVGSSISLIPEDGLPPILISTGVKGDYAVEERPSEMALMQQLEEGGPDPLVFVLNANLLAMVKLVNYVNRKCWYMSTKGMHAVGQAEVVILLQCLPDEKTIPKDIFTHFVQLYQEALSGNVLSQLSHSFFTQSFLGSREHGGFLYISPTFQSLQDLLLPNPPYLFGILIQKWETPWAKVFPIRLMLRLGAEYRFYPCPLFSVRFRKPLFGETGHTIMNLLADFRNYQYTLPVVKGLVVDMEVKKTTIKIPSNRYNELMKAMSKSNDHVLAMGACFNDRADSHLVCIQNDDGNYQTQAISIHHQPRKVTGACFFVFSGALKSSSGFLAKTSIVEDGVMIQITAETMESLRQALKDMKDFTITCGKADQEENQELVHIQWTEDDHDFNKGVISPIDGKSMESITSVKIFHGSEFKANGKVIRWTEVFFLQSEDYPGGLSDPADHSRLTENVARAFCVALLPHLKLLKEDGMAKLGLRVTLDSDQVGYLAGSNGQPLLSQYLSDLDSALIPVIHGGACQLSEGPVVMELIFYILEIIS from the exons ATGGAGAATTACTTTCAGGCCGAGGCCTTCAACCTGGACAAGGTGCTGGATGAGTTTGAGCAGAACGAAG aTGAGACCGACACTCTAATTCTCTCAGATTCCAAGTGGACCCAGattctggccccacctcctcacctgctgtccCTGAACCCCGCCCTGGCTAATTCAGACCTCAGCCACCGGGAGAGCCCGCTGCCCTTCAAGACCCCTGACCCCTCCAGCGCTTCCTCTGGGGATGACTCTAAAAGACATACTGGTCCCGAAGCCCCTTCGTGGGCAGAGGAGAGGCCAGCAGACGTCCACAGCCCACCTCTCATCCAGCCCAATATTGGCAAACTCGTGGGCCCAGATGATGTCTCGTCCAGTTGTGGAACAGTGGAGAACGGTTGCCCAACCAGCCCTCTGAGGCCACAACCAGATGGGCTCCAAGAAGAGACAAACCCGTCTTTAGATGACCCGACAGGTTCCTCTGAGCTGGAGGCTGAACCACCTCAGGAAGAGAGAGCCAcctcagcagaagaagaaggttCTTCTGGCAGCTGCTCTCACTTCACCTTTCATCCGGTTGTGGAACCACAAACACACGACAGAGAAGATCATGAACACGAGGTCACTGCTGCTTCACAGGACACTGGCCAAGACAAGCAAACTGGAAACGTTGATGAGAAGCCCATAGAACGCGTCCAGAATGGGGTGACGGACACTCCATCCTGTCACGGTGTGGAAGGAAATTGCCCGACTGTTACCGTTGGGGCTGAAGTGGATAAAGAGGACAGATGTGATccagaggggcagagagaaaCGGATCTCGCCAATGGTTTTGAGCAAGCGAGCGGCAGCTgtaaggaaggagaggaggagggtttCCCTTCCCCTCCTGTCACCTCTAAGGAGGACTCTGTCACTGAGGaaaaggaaatggaggagaGCAAGCAGGAGAGTACTGAGGGAGGCTCAGGGCTGCCCGGTGGCCAAGCAAAACTCAACAacgctcagctgcagcctgtcagtGTACCTTACGGAGGGGCCAGACCCAAGCAGCCGGTTAGCCTCAAGCTCCAGATCCCACAGACACCAGTGTTTCAGGTCCAAAATCTAGGCCCACCTGCCTTGGGCAGCAACAAAAaccaggagaagcagaaaagcaggaaCGCGTCCCCTGAAAACACGCAAGTCGCACCTGACCCGAGCAAAGAGGGGCTCAACGGAGACGGTGGCGCCCACTCTCCCCTCCCCGTGCCCTCGGAAAGCCCAGACAACGACCTCCAGTCGGGCCAGCGGGGCGCTCCGGGCAGGAAGTCCACCAACTCGCTGGGAGAAGTCGCTCCAGTGTGGGTCCCCGACTCTCAAGCTCCTGTCTGCATGAAATGCGACGTCAAATTTACTTTTACCAAGAGGAGGCACCACTGCAGGGCGTGTGGAAAG GTGTTCTGTGCGGCGTGCTGTAGCTTAAAGTGCAAACTCGTTTACATGGAGCGGAAGGAGGCGAGAGTCTGCGTCACCTGCTTCTCCGCGCTGACGGCTG CTCAGTCATGTGAGACGCCGGTTTTTGCGAGCAACCAGAGCCCAAACCCCAACAACCCAGCAGAGTACTGCTCCACCATCCCCCCCCTGCAGCAGGCCCAGGCCTCTGGCGTGCTGAGTTCTCCTCCTCCTACCGTCATGGTGCCTGTGGGAGTCCTTAAGCAGGCTGGGAATGAGG CCATCCTGACAcgggagcagaggagagtgTGGTTCGCCGATGGGCTCCTTCCAAACGGAGACGCCGCCGAGTCGTCCAAGCCTCCGGCCGCTAACCTCGCCCCTTCTCAGCCTTCTGCCTCCACTCATTCAACCAAATCTTCCACTTCTGAATACACAGAG GTAGCCCACACTCCTGTTGCCACGGTGGGCAGCCCTGTGGGCAGCTCCATCAGCCTGATCCCAGAGGACGGACTCCCTCCCATCCTCATCTCCACTGGAGTCAAAGGAG ATTATGCGGTGGAAGAAAGACCGTCGGAGATGGCGCTCATGCAGCAGTTGGAGGAGGGAGGCCCTGACCCCTTGGTCTTTGTGCTGAACGCTAACCTGCTCGCCATGGTCAAGCTTGTAAACT acgtaaacaggaagtgttggtacATGTCAACCAAAGGCATGCATGCTGTGGGCCAGGCAGAGGTCGTGATCCTGCTTCAGTGTCTCCCTGATGAGAAGACGATCCCTAAAGACATCTTTACCCACTTTGTGCAGCTCTACCAGGAGGCCCTCAGTG GCAACGTGCTGAGCCAACTGAGTCACTCGTTCTTCACGCAGAGCTTCCTGGGCAGCAGGGAGCACGGCGGCTTCCTCTACATCAGCCCCACTTTCCAGtccctgcaggacctgctgctgcccaACCCACCCTACCTGTTTGGCATCCTAATACAGAAGTGGGAAACACCCTGGGCCAAGGTCTTCCCAATCCGGCTCATGCTCCGGCTGGGCGCAGAGTACCGAT TTTATCCATGTCCGCTGTTTAGCGTTCGCTTCAGGAAGCCTCTTTTTGGAGAGACGGGTCACACCATCATGAATCTGCTCGCT GACTTCCGGAACTACCAGTACACGCTGCCGGTGGTTAAAGGTCTGGTTGTGGACATGGAGGTGAAGAAGACGACCATCAAGATACCCAGCAATCGCTACAACGAG CTGATGAAGGCCATGAGTAAGTCCAACGACCACGTTCTGGCTATGGGGGCGTGTTTCAACGACCGCGCCGACTCCCACCTCGTGTGCATCCAGAACGATGACGGGAACTACCAGACGCAGGCCATCAGCATCCATCACCAGCCTCGCAAAG TAACTGGAGCTTGCTTCTTTGTGTTCAGCGGGGCTTTGAAATCCTCCTCCGGTTTCTTGGCCAAGACCAGCATTGTAGAAG ATGGCGTGATGATCCAGATAACAGCGGAGACGATGGAGTCGCTGCGGCAGGCCCTGAAGGACATGAAGGACTTCACCATCACGTGCGGGAAAGCGGACcaggaggagaaccaggaaCTCGTCCACATTCAGTGGACGGAGGACGACCACGACTTCAACAAGGG CGTCATCAGTCCCATAGATGGCAAATCCATGGAGTCCATCACCAGCGTCAAAATCTTCCATGGCTCAGAGTTCAAAGCTAACGGCAAGGTGATCCGCTGGACGGAG GTGTTTTTCCTCCAGAGCGAGGACTACCCGGGCGGCCTGAGCGACCCCGCCGACCACAGCAGGCTGACGGAGAACGTGGCGAGGGCTTTCTGCGTGGCGCTCCTTCCACACCTGAAGCTGCTCAAGGAAGATGGGATGGCCAAACTGGGACTGCGGGTCACGCTGGACTCGGACCAG GTGGGTTATCTGGCAGGAAGTAACGGTCAGCCTCTCCTGTCACAGTACCTGAGCGACCTGGACAGCGCTCTTATCCCCGTCATCCACGGCGGCGCGTGCCAGCTGAGCGAGGGCCCGGTGGTCATGGAGCTGATCTTCTACATTTTAGAAATCATCTCGTAG
- the zfyve9a gene encoding zinc finger FYVE domain-containing protein 9 isoform X1 → MENYFQAEAFNLDKVLDEFEQNEDETDTLILSDSKWTQILAPPPHLLSLNPALANSDLSHRESPLPFKTPDPSSASSGDDSKRHTGPEAPSWAEERPADVHSPPLIQPNIGKLVGPDDVSSSCGTVENGCPTSPLRPQPDGLQEETNPSLDDPTGSSELEAEPPQEERATSAEEEGSSGSCSHFTFHPVVEPQTHDREDHEHEVTAASQDTGQDKQTGNVDEKPIERVQNGVTDTPSCHGVEGNCPTVTVGAEVDKEDRCDPEGQRETDLANGFEQASGSCKEGEEEGFPSPPVTSKEDSVTEEKEMEESKQESTEGGSGLPGGQAKLNNAQLQPVSVPYGGARPKQPVSLKLQIPQTPVFQVQNLGPPALGSNKNQEKQKSRNASPENTQVAPDPSKEGLNGDGGAHSPLPVPSESPDNDLQSGQRGAPGRKSTNSLGEVAPVWVPDSQAPVCMKCDVKFTFTKRRHHCRACGKVFCAACCSLKCKLVYMERKEARVCVTCFSALTAAQSCETPVFASNQSPNPNNPAEYCSTIPPLQQAQASGVLSSPPPTVMVPVGVLKQAGNEAILTREQRRVWFADGLLPNGDAAESSKPPAANLAPSQPSASTHSTKSSTSEYTEVAHTPVATVGSPVGSSISLIPEDGLPPILISTGVKGGTGGHITDYAVEERPSEMALMQQLEEGGPDPLVFVLNANLLAMVKLVNYVNRKCWYMSTKGMHAVGQAEVVILLQCLPDEKTIPKDIFTHFVQLYQEALSGNVLSQLSHSFFTQSFLGSREHGGFLYISPTFQSLQDLLLPNPPYLFGILIQKWETPWAKVFPIRLMLRLGAEYRFYPCPLFSVRFRKPLFGETGHTIMNLLADFRNYQYTLPVVKGLVVDMEVKKTTIKIPSNRYNELMKAMSKSNDHVLAMGACFNDRADSHLVCIQNDDGNYQTQAISIHHQPRKVTGACFFVFSGALKSSSGFLAKTSIVEDGVMIQITAETMESLRQALKDMKDFTITCGKADQEENQELVHIQWTEDDHDFNKGVISPIDGKSMESITSVKIFHGSEFKANGKVIRWTEVFFLQSEDYPGGLSDPADHSRLTENVARAFCVALLPHLKLLKEDGMAKLGLRVTLDSDQVGYLAGSNGQPLLSQYLSDLDSALIPVIHGGACQLSEGPVVMELIFYILEIIS, encoded by the exons ATGGAGAATTACTTTCAGGCCGAGGCCTTCAACCTGGACAAGGTGCTGGATGAGTTTGAGCAGAACGAAG aTGAGACCGACACTCTAATTCTCTCAGATTCCAAGTGGACCCAGattctggccccacctcctcacctgctgtccCTGAACCCCGCCCTGGCTAATTCAGACCTCAGCCACCGGGAGAGCCCGCTGCCCTTCAAGACCCCTGACCCCTCCAGCGCTTCCTCTGGGGATGACTCTAAAAGACATACTGGTCCCGAAGCCCCTTCGTGGGCAGAGGAGAGGCCAGCAGACGTCCACAGCCCACCTCTCATCCAGCCCAATATTGGCAAACTCGTGGGCCCAGATGATGTCTCGTCCAGTTGTGGAACAGTGGAGAACGGTTGCCCAACCAGCCCTCTGAGGCCACAACCAGATGGGCTCCAAGAAGAGACAAACCCGTCTTTAGATGACCCGACAGGTTCCTCTGAGCTGGAGGCTGAACCACCTCAGGAAGAGAGAGCCAcctcagcagaagaagaaggttCTTCTGGCAGCTGCTCTCACTTCACCTTTCATCCGGTTGTGGAACCACAAACACACGACAGAGAAGATCATGAACACGAGGTCACTGCTGCTTCACAGGACACTGGCCAAGACAAGCAAACTGGAAACGTTGATGAGAAGCCCATAGAACGCGTCCAGAATGGGGTGACGGACACTCCATCCTGTCACGGTGTGGAAGGAAATTGCCCGACTGTTACCGTTGGGGCTGAAGTGGATAAAGAGGACAGATGTGATccagaggggcagagagaaaCGGATCTCGCCAATGGTTTTGAGCAAGCGAGCGGCAGCTgtaaggaaggagaggaggagggtttCCCTTCCCCTCCTGTCACCTCTAAGGAGGACTCTGTCACTGAGGaaaaggaaatggaggagaGCAAGCAGGAGAGTACTGAGGGAGGCTCAGGGCTGCCCGGTGGCCAAGCAAAACTCAACAacgctcagctgcagcctgtcagtGTACCTTACGGAGGGGCCAGACCCAAGCAGCCGGTTAGCCTCAAGCTCCAGATCCCACAGACACCAGTGTTTCAGGTCCAAAATCTAGGCCCACCTGCCTTGGGCAGCAACAAAAaccaggagaagcagaaaagcaggaaCGCGTCCCCTGAAAACACGCAAGTCGCACCTGACCCGAGCAAAGAGGGGCTCAACGGAGACGGTGGCGCCCACTCTCCCCTCCCCGTGCCCTCGGAAAGCCCAGACAACGACCTCCAGTCGGGCCAGCGGGGCGCTCCGGGCAGGAAGTCCACCAACTCGCTGGGAGAAGTCGCTCCAGTGTGGGTCCCCGACTCTCAAGCTCCTGTCTGCATGAAATGCGACGTCAAATTTACTTTTACCAAGAGGAGGCACCACTGCAGGGCGTGTGGAAAG GTGTTCTGTGCGGCGTGCTGTAGCTTAAAGTGCAAACTCGTTTACATGGAGCGGAAGGAGGCGAGAGTCTGCGTCACCTGCTTCTCCGCGCTGACGGCTG CTCAGTCATGTGAGACGCCGGTTTTTGCGAGCAACCAGAGCCCAAACCCCAACAACCCAGCAGAGTACTGCTCCACCATCCCCCCCCTGCAGCAGGCCCAGGCCTCTGGCGTGCTGAGTTCTCCTCCTCCTACCGTCATGGTGCCTGTGGGAGTCCTTAAGCAGGCTGGGAATGAGG CCATCCTGACAcgggagcagaggagagtgTGGTTCGCCGATGGGCTCCTTCCAAACGGAGACGCCGCCGAGTCGTCCAAGCCTCCGGCCGCTAACCTCGCCCCTTCTCAGCCTTCTGCCTCCACTCATTCAACCAAATCTTCCACTTCTGAATACACAGAG GTAGCCCACACTCCTGTTGCCACGGTGGGCAGCCCTGTGGGCAGCTCCATCAGCCTGATCCCAGAGGACGGACTCCCTCCCATCCTCATCTCCACTGGAGTCAAAGGAGGTACGGGAGGCCACATCACAG ATTATGCGGTGGAAGAAAGACCGTCGGAGATGGCGCTCATGCAGCAGTTGGAGGAGGGAGGCCCTGACCCCTTGGTCTTTGTGCTGAACGCTAACCTGCTCGCCATGGTCAAGCTTGTAAACT acgtaaacaggaagtgttggtacATGTCAACCAAAGGCATGCATGCTGTGGGCCAGGCAGAGGTCGTGATCCTGCTTCAGTGTCTCCCTGATGAGAAGACGATCCCTAAAGACATCTTTACCCACTTTGTGCAGCTCTACCAGGAGGCCCTCAGTG GCAACGTGCTGAGCCAACTGAGTCACTCGTTCTTCACGCAGAGCTTCCTGGGCAGCAGGGAGCACGGCGGCTTCCTCTACATCAGCCCCACTTTCCAGtccctgcaggacctgctgctgcccaACCCACCCTACCTGTTTGGCATCCTAATACAGAAGTGGGAAACACCCTGGGCCAAGGTCTTCCCAATCCGGCTCATGCTCCGGCTGGGCGCAGAGTACCGAT TTTATCCATGTCCGCTGTTTAGCGTTCGCTTCAGGAAGCCTCTTTTTGGAGAGACGGGTCACACCATCATGAATCTGCTCGCT GACTTCCGGAACTACCAGTACACGCTGCCGGTGGTTAAAGGTCTGGTTGTGGACATGGAGGTGAAGAAGACGACCATCAAGATACCCAGCAATCGCTACAACGAG CTGATGAAGGCCATGAGTAAGTCCAACGACCACGTTCTGGCTATGGGGGCGTGTTTCAACGACCGCGCCGACTCCCACCTCGTGTGCATCCAGAACGATGACGGGAACTACCAGACGCAGGCCATCAGCATCCATCACCAGCCTCGCAAAG TAACTGGAGCTTGCTTCTTTGTGTTCAGCGGGGCTTTGAAATCCTCCTCCGGTTTCTTGGCCAAGACCAGCATTGTAGAAG ATGGCGTGATGATCCAGATAACAGCGGAGACGATGGAGTCGCTGCGGCAGGCCCTGAAGGACATGAAGGACTTCACCATCACGTGCGGGAAAGCGGACcaggaggagaaccaggaaCTCGTCCACATTCAGTGGACGGAGGACGACCACGACTTCAACAAGGG CGTCATCAGTCCCATAGATGGCAAATCCATGGAGTCCATCACCAGCGTCAAAATCTTCCATGGCTCAGAGTTCAAAGCTAACGGCAAGGTGATCCGCTGGACGGAG GTGTTTTTCCTCCAGAGCGAGGACTACCCGGGCGGCCTGAGCGACCCCGCCGACCACAGCAGGCTGACGGAGAACGTGGCGAGGGCTTTCTGCGTGGCGCTCCTTCCACACCTGAAGCTGCTCAAGGAAGATGGGATGGCCAAACTGGGACTGCGGGTCACGCTGGACTCGGACCAG GTGGGTTATCTGGCAGGAAGTAACGGTCAGCCTCTCCTGTCACAGTACCTGAGCGACCTGGACAGCGCTCTTATCCCCGTCATCCACGGCGGCGCGTGCCAGCTGAGCGAGGGCCCGGTGGTCATGGAGCTGATCTTCTACATTTTAGAAATCATCTCGTAG